CTCCCGGGCCATGGGCGCCTCCTACATCGGGCCGGAGCACATCCTGATGGCCCTGCCGCTCAACCCGGAGTCACCGGCCGGGCGGATGCTCGCCGCCGGTCGGATCCAGCCGCAGGCGTTGCAGAACGCCAACTCGGAACGGTCCGGCGCCCCGACGCCCAAGCCGGACCGGGGCACCCCGACCCTGGACCAGTACGCCCAGGACCTCACCGACCTGGCCCGCGCCGACGAGATCGACCCGGTCATCGGTCGGGCCGACGAGATCGAACAGGCGGTCGAGATCCTCTCCCGCCGCACCAAGAACAACCCGGTGCTGATCGGTGAGGCCGGCGTCGGCAAGACCGCGATCGTCGAAGGGTTGGCCGAGCGGATCGCCGACGGGGACGTACCAAGGACCCTGCTCGGCAAGCGGGTGGTGCAGTTGGACCTGGCCGGTCTGGTCGCCGGCACCCGCTACCGGGGCGACTTCGAGGAGCGGTTGAAGAAGGTCATCGACGAGATCCGGGCCCACGGCGAAGAGCTCATCGTCTTCCTCGACGAACTGCACACCCTGGTCGGGGCCGGCGGCGCGGGCAGCGAGGGCGGCATGGACGCCAGCAACATGCTCAAGCCCGCGCTGGCCCGAGGCGAGCTACGGGTGGTCGGCGCGACCACGTTGAACGAGTACCGGCGGTACATCGAGAAGGACGCGGCACTGGCCCGGCGGTTCCAGCCGGTGCTGGTACCGGAGCCGTCGGTCGACGACACGGTGGCGATCCTGCGCGGCCTGCGTGACCGCTACGAGGCACACCACCAGGTGCGGTTCACCGACGAGGCCCTGGTCGCCGCCGCCGAACTCTCCGACCGGTACCTGACCGACCGCTTCCTGCCGGACAAGGCGATCGACCTGCTCGACCAGGCCGGAGCACGGGTACGGCTGCGTACCCGGACCCCGGACAGCGACGTACGCGACCTCGAGCGGGAACTGGAGGACCTGCGCCGGGACAAGGAACAGGCGGTCGCCGACGAGCAGTACGAGCGGGCGTCCCAGTTGCGCGACCGGCTCCAGAACGTACAGGAGCAGATCGAGGCGTCCCGTGGCGACAACGGTCGCAACCAGGTTCCCGAGGTACGGCCACAGGAGATCGCCGAGGTGGTCTCCCGGGCCACCGGCATCCCGGTCAGCCAGCTCACCGAGGAGGAACGCGACCGGCTGCTGCGGCTGGAGGGACACCTGCACGAGCGGATCGTCGGCCAGGACGACGCGGTCAACGCGGTGGCCGAGGCGGTACGGCGGTCCCGTACCGGGCTGGCGGATCCGGACCGCCCGATGGGCAGCTTCCTCTTCCTCGGCCCGACCGGGGTGGGCAAGACCGAGCTGGCACGGGCCCTGGCCGAGGCGTTGTTCGGCGAGTCCGACCGGATGATCCGCCTCGACATGAGCGAGTTCCAGGAGCGGCACACGGTCAGCCGGCTGGTCGGCGCCCCGCCCGGATACGTCGGCTACGAGGAGGCGGGCCAGCTCACCGAGGCGGTACGCCGCCGACCGTACGCGGTGGTGCTGCTCGACGAGATCGAGAAGGCGCACCCGGACGTGTTCAACATCCTGCTCCAGGTCCTCGACGACGGCCGGCTCACCGACAGCCAGGGCCGTACGGTCAACTTCCGTAACACCGTACTGATCATGACGAGCAACCTCGGTTCGGAACTGATCACCGGCACCCAGCGCAGTGTCGGCTTCGGCGGGGACGGGGCCGAGGAGGAGAGCGCCGAGCTGCGGGAGCGGCTGATGCGCCGGCTCCAGGAGCACTTCCGACCCGAGTTCCTCAACCGGATCGACGAGGTGATCATCTTCCGGCGGTTGGAGAGCGAGCAACTGCGGCAGATCACCGAGCTGCTGCTCGAGGAAACCAGGCAGCGGCTGCACGCCCAGGACATCGTCGTCGACTTCACCACCCCCGGCGTCGACTGGATCGCCGAGCACGGCTACCAACCGGAGTTCGGCGCCCGGCCGCTGCGCCGGACCATTCAGCGCGAGATCGACAACCGGCTGTCGCGGATGTTGCTGGACGGCTCGCTCGCGCCCGGTCAGCGGATCACGATCGACGCCGCTGACGGTGCGCTCACCTTCGACGTGTCGGACAGCGGCCGGGGTAGCGGCCGCAACCCGACCCCGGCGTCGGCGAGCGCCGAGTGAGGACCGACGCCGGTCGACACCGGGACCGCTGGCGGCACCGGAGTACGGGGCCAGCCGGGCCGGTACCGGGAGCGGAAATGGCCCTGGAACGGGCCACGGGGATGGCGAGGGGAGTCGGACGTTGAGTCAACCTGAGGAGATCCGGGAGAAGAGCCCGAAAACGGACGCCGTCCTGCATCCGCCGACCGCCAACCCGGACCGGACACAGCTACGGGACGAGCGGGACCGGCCGGACCGTACGGGGTCCGACCAGGAGGGGCCGGACCGGGGCGAGGACGAACCGGCGGGTACGCCGCCGACTTCCCGGAAGGAGCCGTGATGGCCCGCGAGCAGCGAGTCGAGCCCGAGGTCGAGCAGTTGTGGCAGGTCTTCCACGACCGGGTCAACGTCACCTCGGAACAGTTGCGTACCTGGTTGATGACCCAGGGGTCGGGGGAGGAGGCGTTCGGGCCGGGGCCGGATCTCAACCTGCCCGAGCCGGGCCGGCAGATCCTCGCCGTGAAGCGCAAGCGCAAGGTCGACCTGACCCCGGGCGACATCGACGTGATGCGGGAGACGGTGGACGGGATCGAGGAACTTCTCGAGGCCCGTCCCGACGGCGGCCTCTCCGACGAGGGCTGGCGCCGGTCCCTGCTCGACCTGGGGCACGACCCGATGCTCGACCACTAGACCGGGTCAGGTTCGGGCGGAACCCGAACAGGGTCCGGGCCGGACCCTGTTCGGGTTGGAACGTGTGGGCCGGGTGGCGGGGGTCAGGCGCCGCCGATGTCTGGGGCGTCGAAGCCGGCGCCCTCGGCGGCGTCCTGCCGCTCGGTCCGGAACGCCTCCTCGCGGGCCAGCAGGGCGGCGTACTCGGCCACGTCGGCCGGGGTCGGCACCTCGGGCGCCCGACGCAGGAACGCCTCCACGTCGCGGGAGGCCGCGGTGTGGGCGGCGGCGATCCGGCGGGCGTTCTCGCGGGCGTCCCCACCGGGGATCAGGTCGGTCATGTCTCTACCGGTACCCGGTTCCGGGCGGTTCGCACCTGGTCGGACCGGTAGGAGCGATCGTTGGCCACGGGGGTGGGCCACAGCCGTCGTCACCGTGGACCTGAACCGGAGGTCGAGGTCGAGGTTCAGGGCGGGTCGCGGGGTGCGTACCTGCGACCCGCCCTGAACCGGGCGATGTGCCGTTACGGGTTGGTGATGGCGAGTGAGTAGCTGCCCGAGCCGCTGTACGCGTAGACGTCGTAGCGGTAGTAACCGGCGGTGCCGTTGTACGTGATCGTCTCGTCCGCGCTGGCGCTCTCACCCGCGGCCACGTCGACCCAGGCGCTGCCGTTCCACTTCTGCAGGTAGAGGTCGAAGTCCACCCCGGACGGACCGTCCAGGCAGCCGCGGTGGGTGCCGGAAACAGTCGACTGGTAGTAGCTGCCGTTCGGCTGGAACTGGCTGTTGGCGCTGGTCACCGAACCGCTGTAGGTGGCCTCGTAGCCGGTGCAGCCGGTCGGCGGCGGGTCGCCGCCACCGCTGCCCGTACGCAGCGTGAGGCCGTAGACCGAGAGGATCTCGTTCACCGGCTGGAAGTAGGTCGTCCCGCCGGAGGAGCAGTTGCCGGAGCCGCCAGAGGTGACGCCCTGGGCCTGCTGGCCGGAGAGCCAGGAGCCGCCCGAGTCGCCCGGCTCGGCGCAGGCGTTGGTACGGGTCAGGCCCGAGACCGTGCCCTGCGGGTAGGTCACCGACGAGTTCTTCGCCTGTACGGTGCCGCACCGCCAGCCGGTGGTCGACCCGGAGCGGCAGATCGACGCGCCGACGGCCGACTCGGTGGAGCCGGCCACGGTCGTGTTCCCGCCGGCGTAGTTGTTCACCCACGGCTGCGGGGTCCAGTTCGAGTTGGTCTGCACCCAGGCGTAGTCGTTGCCCGGGAACGAGGATCCCCGGAAGGTGCCCTGGCTGACCTGGTTGAAGCCCTGGGTGGCGGTGCCGGTGGTGCCGCAGTGGCCAGCGGTGACGAAGCCGCCGGTCACCGAGAAGCCGACCGAGCACCGGCCGCCGCCCATGTAGTAGGCGTCGCCGCCGCGTACGTCGTAGTACGGGACCGGCGACTCGGTGGTGGGGACCAGCCGTACCGCCGAGCTGTCCACCCCGCTGGCCTTGACGAAGCTGCCCGCTCCGGCGGTGTCTCCCTTCGCCAGCACCACCACGGTGTTGCTGGCGACGTCGACGTACCAACCGGCGACCGTCGCCGAGGTCACCTTCGCCGAGGCGCGGTCGAGGCCGCTCTTGACCGCGTCGAGTTCGGCCGCGCTGCGGGCGACCACCTTGGCCACGGCGCCGGCCGCGGTGACCCGGGTGGTCAGGGCCGTGTCGGTGACCGCGACCACCAGGTCGCCGCTCTCGGCGCTCACCCAGCCGCCGGCGTAGCCTCGGCCGAGTGCCTTGCGCAGGTCGGCGTCGGTCCGGCTGGCCTTGTCGTCGCGGGCGATCCGTGCCTTCGCCTCGCTGGCCGTCAGACCGAGGTCGCGCTGCATGGCGGCGAGCATCTCGGGGCTCGCGGCGGCGCCGACCGCGCTCCTGGATCCGTTACCGGGGGCCGCGGTCGCGGGTAGGGCCACGACCGGGACAACACCGGCGGGCAGCAGGATGACCGCTGCCGCTGCGGCGAGTCTTCGCTTCATCCGTTCGTCTCCTTGGGGGTGTGCCGGATCCGGTCGGGACAGGGCCGCCGTCGAGCCGGGCGGTACGCGGTGAGCGAGCGGAAACGGGGTTGCCTCGCCCGACCACGGCGACCGGGGGTGTCGGGCCCGGATAGCCGGCGGTGCGGATGGTCCGGGTGCACCGCTGACCGGGGATCAGTCCCGGTGCCGGCGGCCGTCACGCCACCAGTTGGGCCTGGATCGAGCGGGGCAGGCCTAACCTAACGGCGACTTAATCGACGCAGGTATATCTCACCTAGCTCATACCGTGACGGGCCACGGGCCGCGGGCCACGGGCGGTGCGGCCCCCGGCGACAGGGGTCAGGCGGCGGCCATCTGCTGCGGTCCGAAGGCCGGGTTGCGTGCGAGCCAGGCGAGGTAGTCGGGGTTGCGGTGGAGCGAGTCGGTGTACGCCGCCACCGCGTGCCCGAGAACCCGGTCGGCGATCCGGGCCGCCGGGGCGTCCGGGTGCCAGCCGAGCAGCAACCGCCAGCGCAGCGGCGCGTCGGCCAACGGTCGGGTCACCAGACCGGAGAACGGTCGGAAGGTGGCCTGCGCCAGCGCCACCGCCTCGCCCGCGTCCACCAGGTCCAGACAGCCCCGGACGTCGGTCTCGTACATCTTGCGGGGGGTGAACCCGGCCCGCGCGCAGGCCGCCGCGAAGCAGTCGCCGAAGCAGCCGTCGCCGGGCGCGACCGCCCACTGCTCGTCCCTGAGCATCGCCAGGCTGACCTCGTCGACGGCGGCGAGCGGGTGCGCCTCGGGCAGGACGACGAAAATCGCGTCGATGGCGATCGCCCGCCAGGTCAGCCCGAACTCGGCCGACGGGGTGGCGTCACCGCAGACCCCGGCCAGCGCGTAGTCGAGCCGCCCGCCGAGCACCATCTGGGCCAGCTCGTCGACGTACCAGGACGCGTACGTGCTGATCTGGGCGTGCGGCTGGTCGGCGGCGAGCCGGTGCACGAGGCGGCCGATGAGTGGGCTGTTCACTCCGCCGAACCGGTAACGGCTCAGGGTCGTACCGGTGCCGGCTAGCCGGGCGGCCTCGTCCTGAAGCCCCTTCATCGCGGGCAGCAGCACCCGGGCCCGGGCGAGTACCAGTTCGCCGAGGGCGGTCGGGCGGGCGCCGCGACGGTCCCGTTCGAACAGTGGCCCACCGAGGGTGCGCTCGATGCGCTGGAGCTGCGCGGTGAGGGCCGGTTGGGCCAGTCCCAGGGCCGAGGCGGCCTTGGTCACGCTGCCAGTCTCCGCGATGGCGCAGACCACCTTCAGGTGTCGCAGCTCCAGGTTCATAGCGTGACGGTAGGACTATGACGGGATCTACGGGAAGACCTTCGGCCGGTGAAAGATCCCCCAAACGAAAAGTAAAAAGTAACCGAACGGACACCCAGGACTAACGGGCTGCCCAGAGCAGCCCACGCTCGGTGATGGCGCGGACCTCGGGGACGTCGAAGTCGTCCAGTTTGTGGCCGACCGTCGAGACAAAAACCCGTCCCGCGCCCCAGTTCCGGGTCCACACGGCGGGGAACGTGACCGCCCGCCGCCACGGCGTCCCCGAGGCCGCCCCGGCACCGTCGGCGGGCTCGGTGTCGAAGGTGACCGTGGCGAGTACGTCGTTGAGCGGATCCGTCAGCACCCAGTACTTCTCGGTGTGCAGCCGGACCGGGCCGATTCCGGCGACCACCGGATGGTCGGCCCGGTCCGGCGCGACGGTCAGTTCATGATGGACGAAGCCGGGCGGATGGTGCACGAAGACGCCGCCGGTGAGCTGGTGGTAGGTGGTGTGGTGGAAGGCGCCCACGATCCCGCCGTGCCAGCCGGCGAAACCGGTGCCGGCGCGGACCGCCTCGGCCAGACCGTCGGCCTGGGCGTCGGTGATGGTGCCGATCGACCAGCACTGCACGACCAGGTCGGCGGCGGCGAGTCGGGCGGCGTCGGTGTAGACGTCGAGGTCGGAGTGGACCTCGACGGCGAAGCCCCGGTCCCGCAGGAAGGGGATGAACAGCTCCGTCGCCTGCACCGGAACGTGTCCGTCCCAGCCTCCACGCACCACGATCGCGTCCCGCACCGCTTACCGTCCTCCGCCGCCGGACCCGGCGGCATCCGGGTCAGGGGCGCGTGCCGTCGGGCAGATCATCAAGGTACGTCTGGCGCCCGGTCACCGCATCGCGGACCTTGTCGACCACGCCCACCGCCGGTTCGACGATCCGGTTCCACGGCGGGGTGGCCGGGGTGTCCGGGTGCGGTCGCGTCGGCGCCGCCTCCTCGGCGATCTGCACCCGGTTGCCGAGCCGGATCAGGTCGGCCTCGCTCGCCACCGCGCGCAGGGCGGGGAAGATCTCGCCCGTCGCCGCCCGGGTGTGCCGGGTCACCTGCTCGGCGACCTGGGCGACCGTCCGGTCGTACTCCGGGTCGCCGGCCGTCGCCGCGGAGAGTTCGCGCAACGCGTGCAGCAGGGCCGCGTCCGCGGCGATCTCCCGGTCGGCCACGGCCGTCCCGTCGGGCAGGGCGCTGCGCAGGCTCGGGTAGAGGTACTGCTCCTCCCCGGAGAGGTGCCGGGTGACGGTCGCGACGAGAACCTCGGCCAACCGGTGCCGCTGGTCGGCGACGAGGCCCGGATCGGCCAGCTCCCGGCAGAGGGTGCCGATCCGGGCGTGTTCCTCGGTGAGCAGGTCGACGATGCTGAGCCCGCCGGGCCGGTAGTCGTCGTCGTCGACGCCCGTGGTCGGCGGCAGCGGGGGAAGGGGCAGGCTCACGTCGGTCCTCCTGCAAGCTGGTACCCGTTCGACGGCTGTTATCTGGTCGACGGATAGTCAAGACGGCGGATGGGGGAACGCCAGCGGCGATACCCGTACCCGGGTCCGGCCAAACCCGGCGGTCTATCTCCCCGGTCGTCGGGGCCCACCGCGAGTGGCGCGGCGGCCCGGTCGGGGTGGGTCGAGCTGACCGGGCACCTAGTCGGCTCTGGTATGAAGAACCGATGACCAGCCATGCCGCTCCCAGCCATCCCAGCGCCACCGACGAGGTCGTCGACATCTGTCGTGACCTGCTGCGCATCGACACCAGCAACACCGGGGACAACGCCACCAGTGCCGGCGAGCGGGTCGCCGCCGAGTACGTGGCCGGGCAGCTCGCCGAGGTCGGCGTCGCCGTGGAGCTGCGTGAGTCGGCGCCGGGGCGGACCAACCTGGTGGCCCGGATCCCGGGCACCGACCCGAGCCGGGGTGCGCTGCTGGTGCACGGCCACCTCGACGTGGTTCCGGCCGACGCGAGCGAGTGGTCGGTGCACCCGTTCGGCGGTGAGCTGCGCGACGGTTACCTATGGGGCCGGGGCGCGATCGACATGAAGGACTTCGACGCCATGGTGCTGGCGGTGGTCCGTCAGTGGCAGCGCACCGGGGTACGTCCACCCCGTGACATCGTGCTCGCCTTCACCGCCGACGAGGAGGCCGGCGGCGACTACGGCGCGCATTTCCTGGTCGACCAGCACCGGGAGCTCTTCGACGGCTGCACCGAGGCGATCGGCGAGGTCGGTGGTTTCTCCTACTCGGTCAGCGACGACCTGCGGCTCTACCTGATCGAGACGGCGGAGAAGGGGCTGGACTGGCTGCGTCTGCACGCCAAGGGGCGGCCCGGCCACGGCTCGATGATCCACGACGACAACGCGGTGACCGCGCTGGCCGAGGCGGTGGCGCGGGTCGGCCGGCACCGGTTCCCGGTGGTGCTGACCCCGACCGTACGGACCTTCCTGGAGCAGGTCTCCGATCTGCTCGGAATCGAGTTCGACCCGGAGAACCCGGAGGCGACGATCGCCAAGCTGGGCCCGATCGCGAGCATCGTCGGCGCGACCATCCGCAACACCGCCAACCCGACCCGGCTCGATGCCGGCTACAAGGACAACGTGATCCCCGGCCGGGCGACGGCGACGATCGACTGCCGGAGCCTGCCGGGCCAGTCCGAGCTGCTGCTGGAGCAGCTGCGCCAGGTGATCGGTCCGGACATCGAGATCGAGTACGTGCACCGCCAGCCGGCCGTGGAGACCAGCTTCGACGGCGATCTGGTCGATGCGATGGCGTCCGCGCTGCGGGCCGAGGACCCGGGTGCCCGGCCGGTGCCGTACATGCTCTCGGGGGGCACGGACGCCAAGGCGTTCCAGCGACTGGGAATCCGTTGCTTCGGGTTCGCTCCGCTGCGTCTGCCGGCCGACCTGAACTTCAGCGCGTTGTTCCATGGCATTGACGAGCGGGTTCCGGTGGACGGACTACAGTTCGGCGTGCGGGTGCTCGACCGGTTCCTGCGCGGCTCCTGAGCCGCCTCGGACCAGCTCGTACCCCACGTGCCGCGGGTGCACCCTGTCGCCCGCGTTATGCCACCTCGAAGGGAAAGCCACACCATGACCGACCAGCACGCCGAGCTGGACGCCGCCCTGGAGCGGGTCATCGAGACCGCCCGGGCCCACCTCGCCGCGGTCAAGGCCGCCGAGGGCCGGATCGACGACGACGACGTCTGGAAGGCGTACGTCGCGCTCAACAACGCCTCGTTCGAGTACGACGAGCGGCTGCTCGACGCGTTCGGCGAGGTTACTCCCTGGGATGTGGAGGCAATCGACCCGAACGAGGCCGACGAGCGGTTCGGCGTCGGGCTGGGCGGGGTGGACGGCACCGAGCCGACCGACCCGCATCCCCGGGTGCTCTCGGTCCGCCAGCGCCGGGACTACCGGGTGCCGAGCGTGGCCGCGCTGATCCGGGTGGCCGAGGCCGCCCGCCGTTCCGCCGCCGCCGAGGACGAGGAGTCCGAGCCGGTCGAGGGGGTCGGCGAGGCGGTCCTGGAGCTGCTGCAGAACGGTGACGGCTCGCTCGGCGCGCTGGACATCCCGGAGTTGGAGCCGCTGGAC
The Micromonospora pisi DNA segment above includes these coding regions:
- a CDS encoding ATP-dependent Clp protease ATP-binding subunit; this translates as MTQPPGDSGVDPWDEFLARYFGRGEGRRPAHRVDITRLMTADARELLADAARRAASASSSDLDTDHLLWAALQREPLRELVRRAGADPDALAGALGGQQRQAEPAPHGQVPPNLSLTPAAKRALLDAHQLSRAMGASYIGPEHILMALPLNPESPAGRMLAAGRIQPQALQNANSERSGAPTPKPDRGTPTLDQYAQDLTDLARADEIDPVIGRADEIEQAVEILSRRTKNNPVLIGEAGVGKTAIVEGLAERIADGDVPRTLLGKRVVQLDLAGLVAGTRYRGDFEERLKKVIDEIRAHGEELIVFLDELHTLVGAGGAGSEGGMDASNMLKPALARGELRVVGATTLNEYRRYIEKDAALARRFQPVLVPEPSVDDTVAILRGLRDRYEAHHQVRFTDEALVAAAELSDRYLTDRFLPDKAIDLLDQAGARVRLRTRTPDSDVRDLERELEDLRRDKEQAVADEQYERASQLRDRLQNVQEQIEASRGDNGRNQVPEVRPQEIAEVVSRATGIPVSQLTEEERDRLLRLEGHLHERIVGQDDAVNAVAEAVRRSRTGLADPDRPMGSFLFLGPTGVGKTELARALAEALFGESDRMIRLDMSEFQERHTVSRLVGAPPGYVGYEEAGQLTEAVRRRPYAVVLLDEIEKAHPDVFNILLQVLDDGRLTDSQGRTVNFRNTVLIMTSNLGSELITGTQRSVGFGGDGAEEESAELRERLMRRLQEHFRPEFLNRIDEVIIFRRLESEQLRQITELLLEETRQRLHAQDIVVDFTTPGVDWIAEHGYQPEFGARPLRRTIQREIDNRLSRMLLDGSLAPGQRITIDAADGALTFDVSDSGRGSGRNPTPASASAE
- a CDS encoding DUF3140 domain-containing protein, whose protein sequence is MAREQRVEPEVEQLWQVFHDRVNVTSEQLRTWLMTQGSGEEAFGPGPDLNLPEPGRQILAVKRKRKVDLTPGDIDVMRETVDGIEELLEARPDGGLSDEGWRRSLLDLGHDPMLDH
- a CDS encoding S1 family peptidase; its protein translation is MKRRLAAAAAVILLPAGVVPVVALPATAAPGNGSRSAVGAAASPEMLAAMQRDLGLTASEAKARIARDDKASRTDADLRKALGRGYAGGWVSAESGDLVVAVTDTALTTRVTAAGAVAKVVARSAAELDAVKSGLDRASAKVTSATVAGWYVDVASNTVVVLAKGDTAGAGSFVKASGVDSSAVRLVPTTESPVPYYDVRGGDAYYMGGGRCSVGFSVTGGFVTAGHCGTTGTATQGFNQVSQGTFRGSSFPGNDYAWVQTNSNWTPQPWVNNYAGGNTTVAGSTESAVGASICRSGSTTGWRCGTVQAKNSSVTYPQGTVSGLTRTNACAEPGDSGGSWLSGQQAQGVTSGGSGNCSSGGTTYFQPVNEILSVYGLTLRTGSGGGDPPPTGCTGYEATYSGSVTSANSQFQPNGSYYQSTVSGTHRGCLDGPSGVDFDLYLQKWNGSAWVDVAAGESASADETITYNGTAGYYRYDVYAYSGSGSYSLAITNP
- a CDS encoding LysR family transcriptional regulator; its protein translation is MNLELRHLKVVCAIAETGSVTKAASALGLAQPALTAQLQRIERTLGGPLFERDRRGARPTALGELVLARARVLLPAMKGLQDEAARLAGTGTTLSRYRFGGVNSPLIGRLVHRLAADQPHAQISTYASWYVDELAQMVLGGRLDYALAGVCGDATPSAEFGLTWRAIAIDAIFVVLPEAHPLAAVDEVSLAMLRDEQWAVAPGDGCFGDCFAAACARAGFTPRKMYETDVRGCLDLVDAGEAVALAQATFRPFSGLVTRPLADAPLRWRLLLGWHPDAPAARIADRVLGHAVAAYTDSLHRNPDYLAWLARNPAFGPQQMAAA
- a CDS encoding ThuA domain-containing protein, which translates into the protein MRDAIVVRGGWDGHVPVQATELFIPFLRDRGFAVEVHSDLDVYTDAARLAAADLVVQCWSIGTITDAQADGLAEAVRAGTGFAGWHGGIVGAFHHTTYHQLTGGVFVHHPPGFVHHELTVAPDRADHPVVAGIGPVRLHTEKYWVLTDPLNDVLATVTFDTEPADGAGAASGTPWRRAVTFPAVWTRNWGAGRVFVSTVGHKLDDFDVPEVRAITERGLLWAAR
- a CDS encoding hemerythrin domain-containing protein produces the protein MSLPLPPLPPTTGVDDDDYRPGGLSIVDLLTEEHARIGTLCRELADPGLVADQRHRLAEVLVATVTRHLSGEEQYLYPSLRSALPDGTAVADREIAADAALLHALRELSAATAGDPEYDRTVAQVAEQVTRHTRAATGEIFPALRAVASEADLIRLGNRVQIAEEAAPTRPHPDTPATPPWNRIVEPAVGVVDKVRDAVTGRQTYLDDLPDGTRP
- a CDS encoding M20/M25/M40 family metallo-hydrolase, producing MTSHAAPSHPSATDEVVDICRDLLRIDTSNTGDNATSAGERVAAEYVAGQLAEVGVAVELRESAPGRTNLVARIPGTDPSRGALLVHGHLDVVPADASEWSVHPFGGELRDGYLWGRGAIDMKDFDAMVLAVVRQWQRTGVRPPRDIVLAFTADEEAGGDYGAHFLVDQHRELFDGCTEAIGEVGGFSYSVSDDLRLYLIETAEKGLDWLRLHAKGRPGHGSMIHDDNAVTALAEAVARVGRHRFPVVLTPTVRTFLEQVSDLLGIEFDPENPEATIAKLGPIASIVGATIRNTANPTRLDAGYKDNVIPGRATATIDCRSLPGQSELLLEQLRQVIGPDIEIEYVHRQPAVETSFDGDLVDAMASALRAEDPGARPVPYMLSGGTDAKAFQRLGIRCFGFAPLRLPADLNFSALFHGIDERVPVDGLQFGVRVLDRFLRGS